A window from Herbaspirillum sp. meg3 encodes these proteins:
- a CDS encoding HAD family hydrolase produces the protein MKLDLTQFDALTFDVYGTLIDWEPTIISMFHSTADQYGVTLSDEQLLMEFDKARAVLQKQRPALLYPDVLRAAYGQFCSNYGIPENAQEREVYANSVMLWPTFADTRAAMAHLQQHFKIGLLSNIDNTSIQFSERKLGIKADVVVTAENVKAYKPDHAHFHAAFESFAALGIPKERILHVGQSLRADVIPANQLGLSNVWIKRPGRSLGSRPEDAVGAKPDLSFDTMQELALYHQAHLALA, from the coding sequence ATGAAACTAGACCTGACGCAATTCGACGCCCTGACGTTTGACGTCTACGGCACCCTGATCGACTGGGAACCGACGATCATTTCCATGTTTCACAGCACCGCCGACCAGTACGGCGTCACGCTCTCCGACGAGCAACTGCTGATGGAATTCGACAAGGCGCGGGCCGTTTTGCAGAAGCAGCGCCCCGCTTTGCTGTATCCGGACGTGCTGCGGGCGGCTTATGGACAGTTTTGCAGCAACTACGGGATTCCCGAAAACGCGCAAGAGCGCGAGGTCTACGCCAACTCCGTGATGCTGTGGCCAACCTTCGCCGACACGCGTGCCGCCATGGCGCATCTGCAACAGCACTTCAAGATCGGCTTGTTGAGCAATATCGACAACACCTCGATTCAATTTTCCGAACGCAAGCTGGGCATCAAAGCCGATGTCGTCGTCACCGCCGAAAACGTGAAGGCGTACAAACCGGATCACGCGCATTTTCATGCGGCATTTGAAAGCTTCGCCGCTCTGGGCATTCCCAAGGAAAGAATTCTGCACGTAGGCCAGAGCCTGCGCGCCGACGTCATTCCGGCAAATCAGCTTGGCTTGTCGAACGTCTGGATCAAACGTCCGGGCCGCAGCCTCGGCTCGCGCCCGGAAGACGCAGTCGGCGCCAAGCCGGATCTCAGCTTCGACACGATGCAGGAACTGGCGCTCTATCACCAGGCGCATCTGGCGCTGGCGTGA
- a CDS encoding GntR family transcriptional regulator: protein MKILESLAQDVIAKRQPATASIADALRDAILKGVLKGGEPLRQDAIAKQFAVSQVTVREALRILEHEGLVEVAARRGAVVYSLSPEDVAEITDLRATLEGSLIKAAMPSLNAQDFEKAEATIRQLEQTSDVDELIALNVVFHQCLYGKASRPRTTAILDRLRISLEPYLRLLWNKTGYKRQSQDDHKKILALCREKKIAEVEKFLRVHIEKTGSEIEDLLKSLATKS, encoded by the coding sequence ATGAAAATATTGGAATCATTGGCACAGGACGTCATTGCCAAACGGCAACCCGCCACCGCGTCGATCGCCGATGCGCTGCGCGACGCCATCCTGAAAGGTGTGCTCAAGGGCGGCGAGCCTTTGCGGCAGGACGCCATTGCGAAGCAGTTCGCAGTCAGCCAGGTCACGGTTCGCGAGGCTTTGCGGATCCTGGAACATGAAGGATTGGTGGAGGTCGCGGCACGGCGCGGTGCCGTGGTGTACTCACTGTCGCCGGAGGATGTGGCGGAAATCACCGACTTGCGCGCCACGCTTGAGGGCAGCCTGATCAAGGCGGCGATGCCGTCTTTGAATGCGCAGGATTTTGAGAAGGCCGAAGCGACAATCAGGCAGCTTGAACAGACCAGCGACGTCGACGAGCTGATTGCGCTGAACGTGGTTTTCCATCAATGCCTCTATGGCAAAGCCAGCCGCCCGCGCACGACCGCTATTCTCGACCGGCTGAGAATCAGCCTGGAACCGTATCTGCGGCTGCTATGGAACAAGACCGGTTACAAGAGACAATCGCAGGACGATCATAAAAAGATTCTCGCGCTGTGCCGGGAGAAGAAGATCGCTGAGGTGGAAAAATTCCTCAGGGTGCATATTGAGAAAACCGGGAGCGAGATTGAGGATTTGCTGAAGAGCCTTGCAACAAAAAGCTGA
- a CDS encoding spore coat U domain-containing protein yields the protein MFTIKKNRVICATLAAAMLVSGAPVMAATATGTLVVTATVLASCTVVGSTIAFGNYTSSQVDQTGNIAVLCTNGTSYTIGLDAGAGTGATTSVRKLTGSLGGTLNYALYRDSGRTNNWGSTIGTDTQAGTGNGLTQNLTVYGRIASAQTPLAGVYTDTVTVTLTY from the coding sequence ATGTTCACCATCAAGAAAAATCGTGTCATCTGCGCCACCCTCGCTGCCGCCATGCTGGTTTCCGGCGCTCCGGTCATGGCTGCTACCGCAACCGGTACCCTGGTTGTCACTGCAACCGTGCTGGCTTCCTGCACTGTGGTTGGTTCGACCATCGCCTTCGGCAACTACACCAGCTCGCAAGTTGACCAAACCGGCAACATCGCGGTGCTCTGCACCAACGGCACTTCGTACACCATCGGCCTGGATGCAGGCGCCGGTACCGGCGCTACCACCAGCGTGCGCAAACTGACCGGCTCGCTGGGCGGCACACTGAACTACGCGCTCTATCGCGATTCGGGCCGTACCAACAACTGGGGTTCGACCATCGGCACCGACACACAAGCCGGCACCGGCAACGGCCTGACCCAAAACCTGACCGTCTACGGCCGCATCGCCAGCGCACAGACCCCATTGGCCGGCGTCTATACGGACACAGTGACGGTTACGCTGACTTACTGA
- the hutG gene encoding N-formylglutamate deformylase codes for MAVDFFNLKRGEQPLLISIPHMGTHIPDGIADRLTPAANLLADTDWHLAQLYDFADAMGATILQATHSRYVIDLNRPPGDESLYPGQATTSLCPTETFPGESIYQDGQAPTKEEIAERLSTYWRPYHDQLQAELARLRALHGAVLLWDAHSIASRLPRLFDGKLPDFNLGTNEGRSCAPAVQDAVGHAASAAVGQRFTSVLNGRFKGGYITRHYGQPQDNIHAVQLEMCQSTYMDETPPFGYRPDLAQESAPVIRTIMEAALQALPRP; via the coding sequence ATGGCAGTTGATTTTTTTAATCTCAAACGTGGAGAGCAGCCGCTGCTCATTTCCATTCCCCACATGGGTACGCACATTCCTGATGGAATTGCCGACCGCCTGACGCCGGCTGCGAATCTGCTGGCGGATACCGACTGGCATCTGGCGCAGCTTTACGATTTTGCCGACGCCATGGGTGCGACTATTCTGCAAGCGACGCACTCCCGGTATGTGATTGACCTCAATCGTCCGCCTGGTGACGAGAGTCTGTATCCAGGACAAGCGACAACATCGCTTTGCCCGACGGAGACCTTTCCCGGTGAATCGATCTATCAGGATGGTCAGGCCCCGACAAAAGAAGAAATCGCCGAGCGCCTTTCGACGTACTGGCGCCCCTACCACGACCAGTTACAGGCAGAACTTGCGCGGCTGCGCGCGCTGCATGGCGCCGTGCTGCTGTGGGACGCGCATTCCATCGCAAGCCGTCTGCCGCGTCTTTTTGACGGCAAGCTGCCCGATTTCAATTTAGGCACCAACGAAGGACGCAGCTGTGCGCCTGCGGTGCAAGACGCCGTTGGACATGCGGCATCGGCCGCCGTCGGCCAGCGCTTTACCTCGGTGTTGAACGGCCGCTTCAAAGGCGGTTACATCACGCGGCATTATGGCCAGCCGCAAGACAACATCCACGCAGTGCAATTGGAAATGTGCCAGTCCACTTACATGGACGAAACGCCACCCTTCGGCTATCGGCCTGACCTGGCACAAGAGTCCGCGCCGGTGATCCGCACCATCATGGAGGCGGCGTTGCAGGCGTTACCGCGGCCTTGA
- a CDS encoding LysR family transcriptional regulator has protein sequence MLERIHLAIIQEVDKQGSLTAAADVLFLTQSALSHAIKKLEQQLGTDIWLREGRSLRLTQAGEYLLAVANRVLPQLAMAEERMSQYASGERGTLRIGMECHPCYQWLLKVVSPYLANWPDVDVDVKQKFQFGGIGALFGYEIDLLVTPDPLYKPGLHFEAVFDYEQVLVVSKKHTLATASHIRPAQLGNEVLITYPVAIDRLDIYNQFLMPAGITPQRHKTIETTDIMLQMVESGRGVAALPRWLAEEYAEKMDVVAVRLGRQGIAKQIFLGAREADVDVDYLKAFVELARRPSVVVAGKK, from the coding sequence ATGCTAGAACGCATCCATCTCGCCATCATTCAGGAAGTCGATAAGCAGGGGTCCCTGACCGCAGCGGCGGACGTGTTGTTTCTCACGCAGTCGGCGCTCAGCCACGCCATCAAGAAGCTCGAACAACAGCTCGGCACCGACATCTGGCTGCGCGAAGGCCGCAGCCTGCGGCTGACGCAAGCGGGAGAATATCTGCTCGCCGTCGCCAACCGCGTGTTGCCGCAACTGGCCATGGCGGAAGAACGCATGAGTCAATACGCCTCCGGCGAGCGCGGCACCTTGCGCATCGGCATGGAATGCCACCCCTGTTATCAGTGGCTGTTGAAAGTGGTATCACCTTATCTCGCCAACTGGCCCGATGTTGACGTCGATGTGAAGCAGAAATTTCAGTTCGGCGGCATCGGCGCCTTGTTCGGCTACGAGATCGATCTGCTGGTGACGCCCGATCCGCTCTACAAGCCCGGTCTGCATTTTGAGGCGGTATTCGACTATGAACAGGTGCTGGTCGTGAGCAAAAAACACACGCTGGCGACGGCCTCGCACATCCGGCCGGCGCAACTCGGCAATGAGGTGCTCATTACCTATCCGGTCGCGATCGATCGCCTCGACATCTACAACCAGTTCCTCATGCCCGCCGGCATCACGCCGCAACGTCACAAGACCATCGAAACCACCGACATCATGTTGCAGATGGTCGAAAGCGGTCGCGGCGTCGCCGCCTTGCCGCGCTGGCTGGCGGAAGAATACGCCGAAAAGATGGATGTCGTCGCCGTGCGTCTGGGACGCCAGGGTATCGCCAAGCAAATTTTTCTGGGCGCACGCGAAGCGGATGTCGATGTCGATTACCTGAAGGCGTTTGTTGAACTGGCGCGTCGCCCGTCGGTGGTGGTTGCCGGGAAAAAGTAG
- the metE gene encoding 5-methyltetrahydropteroyltriglutamate--homocysteine S-methyltransferase, translated as MVTTHNLGFPRIGAKRELKFALESYWKGESSRDELKALGAQLRQRHWAHQAELDLAPVGDFAFYDQMLDMSFTLGNLPERVRDFHGDTLDNYFRVARGRSAKGLEDHAACCGGVAAGEMTKWFDTNYHYIVPEFTADTAFKLDASRLLEQLSEAKAAGVKAKPVIVGPVTYLALGKAKDDSDKLALLPHLLPLYAELLAQLAAQGVEWVQIDEPILVTELSADWQDAFSTAYAALNSSNSSNSGRVKLLLATYFGQLQDNLSLACQLPVQGLHLDAINARAEVDTVIAQLPQDRVLSLGVINGRNIWKSDLNAALEWLAPVARQLGDRLWIAPTCSLLHVPVDLNSEQKLDGEIRTWLAFAIQKLDELKVLATALNQGRDTVKTELDANQAAVNARRTSPRVNNPAVKAAVAGITRAMGERKSAYALRAAKQANLLKLPAYPTTTIGSFPQTAEIRHARSEFKAGKLNEADYKVAMQAEIARSVREQEALGLDVLVHGEAERNDMVEYFGEQLDGYAFSQFGWVQSYGSRCVKPPILFGDIARPKAMTVAWSQYAQSLTAKPMKGMLTGPVTILNWSFVRDDQPRSVSCYQLALAIREEVLDLEKAGVRVIQIDEAALREGLPLRQSQWKQYLDWAVESFRITANGAQDETQIHTHMCYSEFNDIIESIADMDADVITIETSRSDMELLDAFDNFNYPNEIGPGVYDIHSPNIPTQQHMVQLMKKAAERIPAGRLWVNPDCGLKTRAWEEVIPALTNMVAAARELRAVHS; from the coding sequence ATGGTCACCACACACAATTTAGGCTTCCCCCGCATCGGCGCGAAGCGCGAACTGAAATTTGCACTCGAATCGTATTGGAAAGGCGAATCGTCGCGCGACGAATTGAAAGCGCTGGGCGCGCAACTGCGCCAGCGTCATTGGGCGCATCAGGCTGAGCTGGACTTGGCACCGGTCGGCGACTTCGCCTTTTATGACCAGATGCTCGACATGAGCTTCACGCTGGGCAACCTGCCTGAACGGGTGCGCGATTTCCACGGCGACACGCTGGATAACTACTTCCGTGTGGCACGCGGCCGCTCGGCCAAAGGTCTGGAAGACCACGCCGCGTGCTGCGGCGGCGTGGCCGCCGGTGAAATGACCAAATGGTTCGACACCAACTACCATTACATCGTCCCGGAATTCACCGCCGATACGGCATTCAAGCTTGACGCATCGCGCCTGCTGGAACAACTGAGCGAAGCCAAAGCGGCGGGCGTGAAAGCCAAACCGGTGATCGTCGGCCCTGTGACCTATCTGGCGCTGGGCAAGGCCAAGGACGATTCGGACAAGCTGGCGCTGTTGCCGCATCTATTGCCGCTGTATGCAGAATTGCTGGCTCAGCTCGCCGCGCAGGGCGTGGAATGGGTGCAGATCGATGAACCGATTCTGGTCACCGAATTGTCCGCCGATTGGCAAGACGCTTTCAGCACGGCTTATGCCGCGCTGAATAGCAGCAATAGCAGTAATAGCGGTAGGGTCAAACTGCTGCTGGCGACTTACTTCGGCCAGTTGCAAGACAACCTGTCGCTCGCTTGCCAACTGCCGGTACAAGGCCTGCATCTGGATGCGATCAACGCACGTGCCGAGGTCGATACCGTGATTGCACAATTGCCACAGGATCGCGTGCTGTCGCTGGGCGTGATCAACGGTCGCAATATCTGGAAGTCCGATCTCAACGCTGCGCTGGAATGGCTGGCGCCGGTTGCCCGCCAACTCGGCGACCGTCTCTGGATTGCACCAACGTGCTCGCTGCTGCATGTGCCTGTCGACCTCAACAGCGAACAGAAGCTGGATGGCGAGATCCGTACGTGGCTGGCGTTTGCGATTCAAAAGCTGGATGAACTGAAGGTACTCGCCACCGCATTAAACCAGGGCCGCGACACCGTCAAGACAGAACTGGACGCCAACCAGGCTGCCGTCAATGCCCGCCGCACATCGCCGCGCGTCAACAATCCTGCCGTCAAGGCAGCCGTCGCCGGCATCACCAGGGCAATGGGTGAACGCAAGAGCGCCTATGCCTTGCGCGCCGCTAAGCAGGCCAACTTGCTGAAGTTGCCGGCATATCCGACGACGACTATCGGTTCTTTCCCGCAGACCGCCGAGATCCGCCATGCACGCAGTGAGTTCAAGGCCGGCAAGCTGAACGAAGCCGACTACAAAGTCGCCATGCAAGCCGAGATCGCCCGCAGCGTGCGCGAACAGGAAGCCCTGGGCCTGGACGTACTGGTGCACGGCGAAGCCGAGCGCAACGACATGGTGGAATACTTCGGCGAACAACTCGACGGCTACGCGTTCAGCCAGTTTGGCTGGGTGCAGTCCTATGGTTCGCGCTGCGTGAAGCCGCCCATTCTGTTCGGCGACATTGCACGTCCGAAGGCGATGACGGTCGCATGGAGCCAGTATGCGCAATCGCTCACCGCCAAACCCATGAAGGGCATGCTGACCGGCCCGGTCACGATCCTGAACTGGTCGTTCGTGCGTGATGATCAGCCGCGCTCGGTGTCGTGCTACCAGCTCGCGCTGGCCATTCGTGAAGAAGTGCTCGACCTTGAAAAGGCCGGCGTGCGCGTCATCCAGATCGATGAAGCGGCCTTGCGTGAAGGCCTGCCGCTGCGACAATCGCAATGGAAGCAATATCTGGACTGGGCGGTCGAATCCTTCCGCATCACCGCCAACGGTGCGCAGGATGAAACGCAGATCCACACGCACATGTGCTATTCGGAGTTCAACGACATCATCGAATCGATCGCCGATATGGATGCGGACGTCATCACCATCGAGACCTCGCGCTCCGACATGGAGCTGCTGGATGCCTTCGACAACTTCAACTACCCCAACGAGATCGGACCCGGCGTCTATGACATCCACTCGCCGAACATTCCGACGCAGCAGCACATGGTGCAGTTGATGAAGAAGGCCGCCGAGCGCATTCCCGCCGGACGCTTGTGGGTGAATCCGGATTGCGGCCTGAAGACCAGGGCATGGGAAGAAGTGATTCCTGCGCTGACCAATATGGTTGCTGCAGCCCGGGAGCTGCGCGCAGTGCATTCTTAA
- a CDS encoding putative quinol monooxygenase translates to MTQPIAVVATITAHPGHRHAVVDALRTAVAAVRLEQGCELYVLHEDMNEPNRLIMIERWSSMADLDAHERGAALATLGGALKDRADLHVSKLIPVS, encoded by the coding sequence ATGACTCAACCTATCGCCGTCGTCGCCACCATTACTGCCCATCCCGGTCATCGCCATGCGGTCGTCGATGCGCTGCGTACAGCCGTTGCCGCCGTGCGCCTGGAACAAGGCTGTGAACTGTACGTCTTGCATGAGGATATGAACGAACCGAACCGGCTGATCATGATTGAGCGGTGGAGCAGCATGGCGGATCTGGACGCGCATGAGCGCGGTGCTGCATTGGCCACTCTCGGTGGCGCTTTGAAGGATCGCGCCGACCTGCACGTCAGCAAACTGATACCGGTGAGCTAA
- a CDS encoding SDR family oxidoreductase, with protein MKLTDNTIFITGGASGIGRGLAEALHARGNTVIIGGRRKALLDEVVAANPGMASIEIDIADPASIDAAAKTLTARYPALNVLINNAGIMPFDDAGAQIDDKVSRSILDTNLLGPIRLTSALIDQLKRQPRATIIHNTSVLAYIPLAATAVYSASKAALHSYAMSQRFMLRDTTVRVQEIAPPWVDTDLVRKSGDPRAMPLDAFIAETMLALGSDAEEVIVEAVRPLRANPGPGEHAMFNGFNLSLIENPIPV; from the coding sequence ATGAAACTCACCGACAACACCATCTTCATCACCGGCGGCGCCTCCGGCATCGGCCGCGGACTGGCCGAAGCGTTGCACGCACGCGGCAACACCGTCATCATCGGCGGCCGTCGCAAAGCATTGCTGGATGAAGTCGTCGCCGCCAATCCCGGCATGGCCTCCATCGAGATCGACATTGCCGACCCGGCCAGCATCGATGCCGCTGCAAAGACACTGACGGCGCGCTATCCGGCGCTGAACGTGCTGATCAACAATGCCGGCATCATGCCGTTCGACGACGCCGGTGCACAGATTGACGACAAGGTATCGCGCAGCATTCTCGACACCAACCTGCTCGGCCCGATCCGCCTGACCTCGGCGCTGATTGACCAGCTCAAGCGTCAGCCGCGTGCGACCATCATTCACAACACGTCCGTGCTGGCTTACATTCCGCTGGCAGCGACGGCGGTGTATTCCGCGTCCAAGGCAGCGCTGCATTCGTATGCGATGTCGCAGCGCTTCATGTTGCGCGACACCACCGTGCGCGTACAAGAGATCGCCCCGCCATGGGTAGACACGGATCTGGTCAGGAAGAGCGGCGATCCACGTGCCATGCCGCTTGACGCGTTCATCGCCGAAACCATGCTTGCGCTGGGAAGCGACGCCGAGGAAGTGATCGTCGAAGCAGTACGTCCGTTGCGCGCCAATCCAGGCCCAGGTGAACATGCCATGTTCAATGGCTTTAACCTGTCGCTGATTGAGAATCCGATTCCAGTCTGA
- a CDS encoding SDR family oxidoreductase: MTQAHQGTALITGASSGIGAIYADRLAKRGYDLILVARNRDRLNALADRITNETRRTVEVLVADLNDKSSLAQVEAKLRSDASITLLVNNAGIGTHAPLLSSDVDKMTQLIDLNVTALTRLTYAAVPGFVARGAGRIINIASIVGIAPEILNGVYGGSKAFVYAFSQSLHHELASQGVRVQAVLPGATATEFWDIGGLPVENLDPNIVMTADNMVDAALVGFDRGELVTIPSLHDAGAWEAYEAARQVMLPRLSNKAVAPRYLTAN; the protein is encoded by the coding sequence ATGACGCAAGCACACCAAGGTACTGCCCTCATCACCGGCGCCTCTTCGGGCATCGGCGCCATCTATGCCGACCGCCTGGCCAAACGCGGTTACGACCTGATTCTGGTCGCCCGCAACCGTGACCGCCTCAATGCACTGGCTGACCGCATCACCAATGAAACCCGTCGTACCGTCGAGGTGCTGGTTGCCGACCTCAACGACAAGTCCTCGCTGGCGCAGGTAGAAGCCAAGCTGCGCAGCGATGCCAGCATCACCTTGCTGGTCAACAACGCCGGCATCGGCACCCACGCGCCGCTGCTGTCGAGCGACGTCGACAAAATGACGCAACTGATCGACCTTAACGTTACTGCGCTGACCCGCCTGACTTATGCCGCCGTACCGGGCTTCGTGGCACGCGGCGCCGGTCGCATCATCAACATCGCCTCCATCGTCGGCATCGCACCGGAAATCCTCAACGGCGTCTATGGCGGCAGCAAGGCATTCGTCTATGCCTTCAGCCAATCCCTGCATCACGAGCTGGCATCCCAAGGCGTGCGTGTACAGGCCGTATTGCCCGGCGCAACGGCAACGGAATTCTGGGATATCGGCGGACTGCCGGTGGAAAACCTCGATCCGAACATCGTCATGACTGCTGACAACATGGTCGACGCCGCACTGGTCGGTTTCGATCGCGGCGAGCTGGTCACGATTCCATCGCTGCACGACGCCGGCGCGTGGGAAGCGTATGAAGCCGCTCGTCAGGTCATGTTGCCCCGTTTGTCGAACAAAGCGGTCGCGCCGCGCTATCTCACGGCGAACTGA
- a CDS encoding GlxA family transcriptional regulator: protein MHRVGYLLQDGFQIMAVATQAVFEYANMVAGEPFYEVENYSLAGKEVRSSLGLRVETRVPTARTQVDTWIVAGVGDPLSFPASGQEQAFLKKAATRARRVAAICTGGFVLAESGLLEGRRATTHWYFAREMQKRFPDIQVEDDRIYIVDGPIWTSAGMTAGLDLALAMVEKDLGSDAMRSVAHKLVMYQRRSGGQSQHSEILDLSPKSDRIQNALNYARKNLNKELTVDELAESVNLSPRQFSRVFTEETGQSPAKAIEGLRLEAARLMIEQSRHPLEVIARETGFRDRRHMREVFMRGFGVPPQAIRRDVREAR, encoded by the coding sequence ATGCATCGCGTCGGCTACTTACTGCAGGATGGGTTTCAGATCATGGCGGTGGCGACACAGGCGGTGTTCGAGTACGCGAACATGGTCGCCGGCGAACCCTTTTATGAGGTCGAGAACTATTCTTTGGCCGGAAAAGAAGTGCGTTCGTCCCTCGGCTTGCGCGTCGAAACGCGGGTGCCGACTGCACGGACGCAGGTGGATACCTGGATCGTCGCCGGCGTCGGTGATCCGCTGAGTTTTCCGGCTTCGGGCCAAGAGCAAGCCTTCCTGAAAAAAGCCGCCACGCGCGCGCGGCGTGTCGCCGCCATTTGCACAGGCGGGTTCGTGCTGGCAGAGTCGGGATTGCTGGAAGGACGGCGCGCCACCACGCATTGGTATTTCGCGCGCGAGATGCAGAAGCGCTTTCCGGACATTCAGGTGGAAGATGATCGGATCTACATCGTTGACGGCCCGATCTGGACGTCGGCAGGCATGACGGCAGGACTGGATCTGGCGCTGGCGATGGTAGAGAAGGATCTGGGCAGCGACGCAATGCGCTCGGTCGCACACAAGCTGGTGATGTATCAGCGCCGCTCAGGCGGACAATCGCAGCATTCCGAAATTCTCGATCTGTCGCCGAAGTCGGATCGGATTCAGAATGCCCTGAACTATGCGCGCAAGAATCTCAACAAGGAGTTGACCGTCGATGAGTTGGCGGAATCGGTCAACCTCAGTCCGCGTCAGTTCAGCCGTGTGTTCACTGAAGAAACCGGCCAGTCGCCGGCCAAAGCCATCGAAGGATTACGCCTGGAAGCAGCACGACTGATGATTGAACAAAGCCGCCATCCGCTGGAAGTGATCGCCAGAGAGACGGGCTTTCGCGACCGTCGTCACATGCGGGAAGTATTCATGCGCGGATTCGGCGTGCCGCCGCAGGCGATCCGGCGCGATGTGCGCGAGGCGAGATAG
- a CDS encoding DJ-1/PfpI family protein, translated as MHISILTFDGFNELDSLIAFGILHRIKKPDWRVSIAGPTTRLRSMNGLDIASHITLEEAGRADAVLVGSGIKTREVVASEEIMARLQLDTSRQLLGAQCSGTLILAKLGLLDKVPACTDLTTKPWVQEAGVEVLNQPFFARGNLATAGGCLASSYLAAWVIARLEGIDAAQSAIHYVAPVGEKDEYVARMMENIAQFLPEPVVAAQRQA; from the coding sequence ATGCATATCAGCATTCTGACTTTTGACGGCTTTAACGAACTCGATTCGCTGATCGCCTTCGGCATCCTCCATCGCATCAAGAAGCCGGATTGGCGCGTATCCATCGCCGGGCCGACCACACGCCTGCGTTCCATGAACGGTCTTGACATCGCATCCCATATCACGCTGGAAGAGGCCGGACGCGCCGATGCCGTCCTCGTCGGCAGCGGCATCAAAACCCGGGAAGTGGTGGCCAGCGAAGAAATCATGGCGCGGCTGCAACTGGATACGTCGCGGCAACTGCTGGGCGCGCAATGTTCCGGCACGCTGATATTGGCCAAGCTCGGGTTGCTCGACAAGGTACCGGCGTGCACCGATCTCACCACCAAACCGTGGGTGCAGGAGGCGGGTGTGGAAGTCTTGAATCAGCCCTTCTTTGCCAGAGGCAATCTCGCCACGGCAGGCGGCTGTCTGGCGTCAAGCTATCTGGCTGCCTGGGTGATCGCGCGACTGGAAGGAATCGACGCCGCGCAAAGCGCCATTCACTATGTCGCGCCCGTGGGTGAGAAGGACGAGTACGTTGCGCGCATGATGGAGAACATCGCGCAGTTTCTGCCGGAGCCAGTGGTAGCAGCGCAAAGACAAGCATAA